The genomic interval CTGCCAAGGCGGACGCACCCGGCTCAAAAATCCGACGAGGGGGTTGCTGTCTTTCCAGAGGTCAGTTACCTCCATTTGCAACGCTTTTTCAGCGGTTGGCATGGCTTCTTCATGCAGTTCGTCGGCAACCCGATCGGCTGATTCGGTAGTCATTAGATCGCGCATGACGCGAAAAACAACTTCAGTAAAGTCTCTAGCATCGTAGGGCTCAGCAAAGCCCCCTTCAACCATCACATACTCTAAAAAAGACCGATCTTTATCGGCGATCGCCAACCTAGAATCTTCTGTTTCAGTCGGGTCAAGCCCTTGAATTTCTCTCTCTGTAGTTTTATCTACCATGCTTACTTCCTCTATTGATTTACATCAATCTTTCTTTCAGTAAAGGTTAAGCAACTTAAAACTATTGCACTTCCCTCAGGGGTTCAAGTTTGATTAGGTCATCAGATAGATATCGTGAGCAATGTTGGGCGATCGCCACGGGAGTCTCCCTGTTGGGAGACAAAGGGAGGACAGTAGGATGGTTGGAGAAAGATCCTCGCGCTTTGGAATAGCGTTTGGCGAGGGTGAATGAGTTGCAGCAGGCGGCAGTTTCAGTTTTTGTAACCATCCTGAGCTAGCCACCGCCGTCGCGTAGGTTAGGGGCATAGCTTTGCGAGGGCCTGAGGATGGAACACCGCTGGAATGTTTGGTTACTGGGCGCAATTGCGGCAGGAGCTTTGCCCATGGCCCTTGCCGACCCAACTCAGGCCTGGGATCCGATTGCCCCCAACCCCAATGCCAATTCCGACGCCAGCCCCAACGCCACCCCTACAGAAAGTTCTATGCCACCGATCGTGCAGCGCCAGGCCTATGACCGCTACCTCCAGGTAATCGAGCGCACTCAGGCGATGGTAAGCGACCCCGTCGCTCGCCAGCTGGCCGAAGCGCTCAACCTAAACGTTCTCAATGTCACCTGGGAAGACACCGGGCGCTTTTACGGCTCCTCCGTTGGCCCCAATATCAGCGACATGACCATTCAGGTGCAGCAGGATCCCGTTAGCGGGCAGCACCAGCTGCACCTGATGCCGGTGATTCGCCATCCCAACTTTGCAGATATCAGCGCCGACATTCCCCTAGAGAGCTTCTTTCTACAGGTGGGCAACGAGAACGGCGAAGACCTGCGTCGGGTGGCACTGAGCGAGGTACTCGGCGATCTGCGGAGCTATCTCAGCACTCCAGATTCTTGGAGCGGGCGAGGGCGATCGCTCCTTGCCCCTAGGCGTGATAGCCATGTGCTGGTCAGTGCCCAGGCCTGTTTTTTGCCGATTCCCCAAGAGGGTATGGCCACATTTAACCCGGTGCTGTTTAACTATCAGTCGCGCCCCGGCGACCCGGCGGTGCTAACCATTCTCGCCACCCGCGAAGGCACCAGCGTCACCGTGATCGACAACCAGCGCGATGGCTTTGAGGCTGGGCAGACGTGGGGTCAGCGCCTCTTTTTCAACAAAAATGGCGAACGGGCTAGCTTTACGGGGCAACGCCTGAGCGATTTTCAAGCAGTGGAGAATCCAGACGGGCGACCTGGAGAAGTCGCTGAGGATGATACCGAGGGGCTAAATATGGTGCTGCTGATTCAGGTACCACTCAAACAGCGGGCACCAATGAGGCAATCATCCTTTGACAGTATGGCCCCCGCCCCTATGGCCGCCGCCCCCCTGATGGAATCCCGTGGCCCCAGCGATGTAGAAGCCGCCGTCATCGGCCATGGCGCGGTGGAAGGGCCGTTTACCGAGATTGACAACCTCGCCATTGAGCGCGACCCAGACTACCCGATTCGGGTCACGGTGCAGTTCTACAAAGCCACCAGCAACGGCGTGGTGTCGGAGGCTGACATGGCCGAAATTCGCGAGCAGATCGACCGCGTCTATGCCGAAGCCGACTACGTAGGCAGTCTGGTGGTGGATGGCCCCAGCGATGGTCAAGGACCGGCCAGAGGCCAACGCCCCACCGAGCACGACGGCCCCAAAGATGAGCCTGCCGACTGGTGGCAGCGCTTCTGGGAATACCAGCGCAACTTCCTCAATCGCTAGAGTTTGGGGGCGTAGATCGCCTGCACAAAGCGATCGCGCCCCGCCAAATCCAGACATATTTGAATGTCGCGGTAGCCTCCCTGCGCTTCTAGCAAGGAGGCTACAGCCTCTCCCTGCCCCGTCATCATTTCTACTAGCCAAAGCCCCCCCGGCACCAAATATTTGGGAGCCTGGGCGGCAAGCAGGCGGAGATCATCCAGGCCATCATCGCCGCCATCCAAGGCACTGGCGGGTTCGTGGTTGATCACCTCGGGTTGAAGCGTCGGCAGCAGCGCCGAGGGAATATAGGGCGGGTTAGACACAATAGCGCTGAGCTGGCCTCGGTAGGACGTTAACGGTTCAAACCAAGATCCGTTGTAGAACGCGATGCAATTCTGTAAGCCTGCGCGGTCTGCGTTGCCCTGAGCGATCGCCAGCGCTTCAGCACTAAAATCTACCGCCAAGATGCGAGCCGACGGAAAGGTTTGGGCGAGACCCAAAGCAATCGCACCACTGCCGGTTCCCATATCGACCCAAATGCCTTGGGCCAGCTGATCTCTGAGGGGGCTACGGGCAATCGCAGCCTCGGCCAGATCAATTATTAGCTCGGTCTCAGGGCGAGGGATAAGCACCGCCGGAGACACGGTCAACATTAGGTCGCGCCAGGGAGTTTCGCCCACCAGGTATTGCACGGGGGTTCGCTCCGTAAGGCGCTGCTGCCAGCGACGCTCCAATTCGGCTAGAGAATAGCGGAGAGTGATCTGCGATCGCTGGTGCACCGTGCCCAACCGCAGCGACAGCCGCTCCACATCCGCCACCGCCATCAGCAGCCAGTCCACTTCGTCAGCGTCAACTCCCGCCGCCTGAGCCTCTGCCAACGCCTTTTCGCGCCAGGCCCACAATTCCGCTCCCGTCGCAGCGCGATCGCTAGCTGTCATAGCCGCCATCTTCCCTAAACCGTGGGTCACACAAATCTCCTTGCACTAGCCCAGGTAAATTTTGAAGCCCCACGCTACCTTGCCAAAATCGCCGATCTAAAATTCTTGAAAGCAAAGCGAGTCTGCCCCTACAACCCATCCACCCCCTACCCCCTCACCCATCCACTCCCCTAACGCGTCCACCGCACCTTAGACCCGCGCGCATCCAAATGCACCAGCGCCGGGAACTGGCTGTAACGCCCCAGCCCCCCTGGCCACCAAGGATCCAGCGCCCAATAGATCTGGTTGCCCGTGAGCCCCATGCAATAGAAGTCGATGGCGTCGCCCACGATGTGGCGACTGTCGGAGGCACCACCTACCCGACTGTCGATCTCAGCGGGGCGATACCAGCTGGTAATTAAGAAGGGGCGGCCAATGCGATCGCGGGCCTGCTGGGCCAGAACGGCGATACGCACGATGGCCTCTACCGTGGCCTGGTTAGAAGGCATGCGGACACCGCCACGGGTGGCTTCCGACCAGGTAAAGTTGCCGTTAGGCACAATGCTGGCGTCCAGCTGAATATTGTTGGGCGTCCACTGAGCAGGGCGCGGTGGCGGCGGGGCAGGCACCGGGGCGGGCATGGCCTCGGGTGACGAGGGGGCGGCGCGCTCCAGCCGCCGCAGATCCTCAAACAGCGACTGAATCGCGGGAATCCGCCCCTCTAGCCGCCGCCACAGCTGTACTAGACGAATTAACGCCTCCCGCTGGTCTTCGGTGGGGGTGTAGGTGGTGGGGATATTGGCCGCAAAGTCGAGCAGGGCGCGATCGAGGGTGCGGGCGGTCGTGACCAGGGCCGCTGGGTTGTCGGTGTTTTGCGCCAGGTCATCGGGATTGACTCCCAGCTGCTGAATAGCGGTGGTACGTGAGTCGAGGTTAAACCAGCGGCGATAGCCGTCGGTTAGCGCAAAACGCAGATCGCCTTGACCGTTGTAGAGACTGGGTATTTTTTGCACAAAGGCGAGCAGCGCTGAGTCAAGGGTCTCTAGGTTCGTTTCATGGGCAAAGGGATCGTTGGTGAGCAGCCAGGCGATCGCCTCTTCCCGCGCATCCATCGCCCGCCACAGCTGCACCAGGCGAATCAGTGCCTCGCGCTGGTTGGGATAGCCCGCGTAGTAGCGGCCCACCGACTGCATAAAGGCCACCAGCGCATTGTCCAAAGCCGCTTCATCGGGCACCTGGCCAACTACCGGCACGTTCAACACGTCGTACACCGCCGCCGCCGTGTTGAGCTGTCGCCACAGCCGCACCGCCTCAACCATGGCCTGCCGCTGAAAGTCGAGCCGTCCATAGTTGGGCGGCACCCGTTCAGCAAAGGCCAGCAGGGCCGAGTCGAGCTGGCTCACATTCTGGGGCAGCTGCGCCCCGCTGTAGCCGGTGCTGATGTCTTCGAGGTAAGCCTGGAGCAGGGCGGCGGCATCGCTGGGCTCAAGCTGGGCGGCATCGCGATCGCCCTCTGCTGGCGTAAAGCCGTTCGCTACCGCTTGCAGAAAGCGATCGCTGTAGCGCCCCACGCTGACATCCCAAATGTCGGCCCCGCTCCAGCCCTGCTCAATGAGGCCGTTGGTAAGACTGCGCAAGGTATTGGCCGCGTAATGGACCTGGGCTGCGAAGGTATCGACCTCACCCATGTCCACCTGGTTCACCGGAGCAATGCCCAGGCCGGTTTCGCCGTCGGTGAGCTGGGGCTGATTGTGCACGGCGTAGAGGGCAGCCAAAATGGGCTTGTGCACCCCCGCTCGCTCCCCTTCCAATAGATAGTAATAGTTGCGCTGATCGGGTGCTAACGTGCTCATAGCGTGCATTAAGCCACAATGACCTGTCCACAGTAACCACAAAGTGTAAACTCGATGGGCGAAGTTCAACCATTACCCAGCCACGGGTTTTCACCCCGACCCCAGCTGCTAGCCACCGACATGGATGGCACCCTCACCCGCCAGGGCAAGTTTACCCCCGCCCTACTACAAGGGCTAGAACAGCTCCAGGGTTTAGGTCTGCCGGTGATGATTGTCACCGGGCGATCGGCAGGATGGGTGAATGGCCTCGCCCACTATCTCCCCGTAGTTGGGGCCATGGCCGAAAACGGCGGCATCTACTTTCCTCACAACGGTCCGCCAGAGCCATTAGTTGAAATTCCCAACCTGGTTGCCCACCGCCAGCTGCTGCAAAAGGCCTTTACTCAACTGCAGTGGCGGTGGCCTAAGCTGCGCGAGTCAGACGACAATCGCTTTCGTCTCACCGACTGGACGTTTGACATTGAGGGCCTAACCCAGGCCGATTTAGATGAAATGGCAGAGCTGTGCCAATCGCTGGCCTGGGGGTTTACCTACAGCACCGTGCAGTGCCACCTGTTTACGCTGGGCCAGTCTAAGGCGGCGGGCTTGCAACGGGTGCTTGAGCGCTACTTCGCACCGATCGCCGCCGCTGAGGTCTTGACCGTGGGCGACAGTCCCAACGACGAGAGCATGTTTAACCCAGCCCTGTTTCCCCAGTCGGTGGGGGTGGCCAATGTGGTCGAATACTGGCCTCGGCTTACCTATCACCCCGCCTACGTCACCCAAGCCACCGAGGTGGCCGGGTTTTTAGAACTCGTAGAAGCTTTAGTGCAGAATTTTTAGAATTGGTTTGGAACGACCAGTTTTGTAACAAAAAAAGACGTTGTTTTCTATTGCTGACAACCAGCTCCCATAACATTGTCAGACATAAAATATTTTTGAAGTTTTAACCCTAAGGGCAGGCAGTACTTTTACCATGCCAGACAATGGGCCGAGTATTCTGCCAGCTACTCTGCTCTACTTAGCCAAGGCACTCTGCCCTAAAGTGTTTCATTTTGTTGAAATCAAAAAACAATCTGAATATCTAGACCATCTAGGACAGTAGGGGAGATTGTAGTAGTCGGCAGGATAGGGCAATTTTGTAGAAAATATAGGTAGAACCAGGCCGTTTAGACTAAATTGACGCTCCTTGTAATTCCTTTGAAGCTGGGGGTTATGTCACGGAACTGCCCCTTTGCTACTACCTAGAGCCTGTTTACATCGACTGCGCGCTTGCCCCTCCGAGGAACAACTTCATCGCCTCGCGCTCTCTGAGCCTGACGCAAAATTTGACTACCTCTGATCCCGTTTCACTAGCGCTAGGGTTGGGATCTTTTTTTATCGTCATTCTCCCGTTTCCTGCCTGCGTTTTTGTTGTTTAAGGCCATTCCCCTCGTAACTCCCTATGACCATTGCAGCACCCAAAGACAATTCTGTAGCCGCTCCCTTAGATGCTGCCCCTCTAGGGCTTAAGGTAGGCATTCCGAAGGAGGTGTTTGCGGGCGAACAGCGGGTCGCCGCCACCCCCGAAACCGCTAAAAAACTGCAAAAGCTAGGCTTTGAGGTCTTGGTTGAAACCCAGGCCGGAGCCGGGGCCAGCTTTACTGACAGCGCCTACGAAGCCGCTGGCTGCACGGTAGTGGCCGATGCCATCAGCCTGTGGGAAGCCGCCGATGTCGTGCTGAAGGTGCGATCGCCCCAGCACCATCCCGCCCTCGATCGCCACGAGGCCACCCTGCTCAAGCCCGAGCAAACCCTAGTCAGCTTTATCTGGCCCGCCCAAAACCCCGAGCTGCTGACCCAGCTAGCCGACCAGGGCGGCACTGTCCTAGCGATGGATTCGGTCCCCCGCATTTCTCGAGCCCAAAAGCTCGATGCCCTCAGCTCGATGGCCAACATCGGCGGCTACCGAGCGGTGATCGAGGCCGCCAGCCACTTTGGCCGCTGCTTTACCGGCCAGATCACCGCCGCGGGCAAAATGCCCCCGGCCAAGGTGATGGTGATTGGGGTTGGCGTGGCTGGGCTGGCCGCGATCGGGGCTGCCAAGAGTTTGGGGGCGATCGTTAAAGCCTTTGACACCCGCCTGGTGGTCAAAGAGCAGGTGCAAAGCCTGGGCGCAGAGTTTCTCGAGCTGCACTTCGAAGAAGACGGCAGCGGCGAGGGCGGCTACGCCAAGGTGATGAGCCCAGCCTTTATCGCCGCCGAAATGGCCCTGTTTGCTCAACAGGCCAAAGATGTCGACATCATCATCACCACGGCGCTGATCCCCGGCAAACCAGCGCCGCTGCTGATCACCCAGGAGATGGTCGAGAGCATGAAGCCCGGCTCGGTAGTCGTAGACCTAGCTGCCGAGCAGGGGGGCAACTGCGAAGTCACCGAGCCCGGCCAGGTGATTACCCACAACGGCGTCACCATCATTGGCCTGACCGACCTGCCCAGCCGCATGGCCTCCCAGGCCAGCCAGCTCTACGGCAATAACCTGGTGCACCTGCTCAGCGACTTGGGCGGAGCCGAAAATTTCACCGTCAACATGGAAGACCAGGTGATTCGCGCCACCACCGTGATTCACAACGGCCAAGTGACCTGGCCCCCTCCCAAGGTAGAAGCCCCCGCTCCCAGCGTCTCCCCCACCTCCCCGACCTCCCCCACCGCTGAGGAAATTCCCGCTGCTAAGTCCTGGTTTAGTCAGCTGCTCTGGCCCGTGCTAATTGGCCTGGCCTGTGTGGCTATCGGCCTTTGGGCTCCCGCCTCGTTTATGACCCACCTGACGGTCTTTGTCCTCGCCAGCTTCCTTGGGTGGAAAGTGATTTGGGACGTGTCGCCCAGCCTACATACTCCCCTGATGAGCGTCACCAACGCCATCAGCGGCATCATCATCATCGGCGGCATGCTGCAAATTTCTAATAACATCGCCTCACCAATGACGATATTAGGGGCGATCGCCCTCTTCCTTGGCACCGTTAACATCGCCGGGGGCTTTATGGTGTCGCAGCGCATGCTGAACATGTTTCACAAGTAATTCTTTTTGAACTTTGCTTTTGAACTTTGAATTCAAAAGGCAAAATTGCCTACCCACGCATTCCCAAAGGATATGGAAAACAACCTCGTAACCACTGCTTACATCGTCGCCAGCGCTCTCTTCATCCTCAGTCTGGCGGGGCTGTCGCAGCCAGAAACCGCTAAGCGGGGCAACCTGCTGGGCATTCTCGGCATGGCGATCGCCTTTGGGGCCACGGCGCTGATTTGCCAGGGCTACCCCGTCCAGATTGGCTCCATCGGCCTCGGTGTGCTGGTGGGTGTGCTAGCCGCTGCCCGCGTAGCGATGACCGATATGCCCGAAATGGTGGCGCTGCTCAACAGCTTTGTGGGCCTGGCCGCTGTTCTAGTCGGCTTTGCCGAATACCTCCAGCCCAGTGCCGCGCTCACGGGCACGGATATTACCGTTCACCGGGTGGAAATCTATATTGGCGTGTTCATTGGCATCGTCACCTTTACCGGGTCGATGATTGCGGTGGCTAAGCTGCGAGGCTGGGTGCCCAGCCGGGCGGTGCTGCTGCCCGCGCGCCACGTATTCACGCTGGGAATGCTGGGGGCGATCGCAGTCCTCGTCGCACCCTTTCTCACCGCTACCGGCAGCCCAGGAATGTGGATTTTAGCGGCGATGACGGCGATTGCAGGCATCTTTGGCATCGTAATCGTGATGGCGATCGGCGGGGCCGATATGGCGGTAGTGATTTCACTGCTCAACAGCTATTCGGGTCTGGCCTCAGCGGCAGCGGGCTTTATGCTCAACAATGACCTGCTGATCATTACTGGGGCGCTGGTCGGCAGCAGCGGCGCCATTCTCAGCTACATCATGTGCAAAGGCATGAACCGCTCCTTCGTCAACGTGCTGCTGGGCGGCTTTGGAGAAACCGCTAGCTCCGGCAAGGCGGCTGCCCTAGAGGGCAGTGCCACTAGCACCACCACCGGCGAAGTCGTCGAACTGCTGGCCAACGCCCAGAGCGTAGTCATTGTCCCCGGCTACGGCATGGCCGTGGCCCAAGCCCAGCACCCCGTGGCGGAGATCACCCGCCTGCTCCGCGCCCAGGGCAAACAGGTGCGGTTCGGCATCCACCCCGTGGCGGGCCGCATGCCCGGCCACATGAACGTACTACTGGCCGAGGCCAACGTGCCCTACGATATCGTGCTGGAGATGGACGAAATCAATGACGACTTGTCCCACACCGATGTGGTGCTGGTGGTCGGTGCCAACGACACCGTTAACCCCAGCGCCAAAAATGACCCCAATAGCCCGATCGCCGGCATGCCCGTGATGGAAGTTTGGGAAGCCGATACCGTAGTAGTGCTCAAGCGCGGCATGTCGTCGGGCTATGCCGGAGTCGAGAATCCGCTGTTCTTTAACGACAACACGCTGATGCTGTTTGGCGATGCCAAAACCAACGTCAACGGCATTTTGGCTCAGCTCTCCACCTCAACAGCTCCCGCCCCGGCCCCTGCCCTCGCCGCAGCCTAAATCATGTTGGATGTGCTCGGTTTGCAGAGCGCGCATCCAATATGAACAACGTGGGCTAGTGACAGATAACCTCAATACAACCAGCACCCCAGGTCGTAGGATGGATCAGCACAGCAGGATCTATCCTATGACCTGGGAGTTTTGGTGAGTGGGTATGAAGTTTAAGCGCAGTACGGTAATACTGGTAGGGGTGGCCTTTCTGCTGGGGGCAGGGGTGCTGATTGCTGAGTCCCAGCGATCGCAGTCCCCCGACTCCACAGCCCAAACCGAGTCCACCGCGCCCATTCTCACCTTTGAAGAAGCCGACGTCGCCACCCTCACCGTCGATCGCGGCAATGAAACCCTGGTCTTTGAGCAGGGCGACGACGAGACCTGGCAGATGACAGCGCCCGACCAGGCTCTGGCTGAACCGGGGGCGATCGCTTTCCTCCTCAGCCGCCTGAATACCGACTCGCCCCTGCAAACCGTTACTATGCGAGCCGACCAGGCCACCGACTTTGGCTTTAACGCTCCCCTAGGCGTCGTCACCGTCACTCTCAAAGACGGCACCGAGCACGAGCTGATTTTGGGTGGCCCAGACTTCAGTGGCAGCGCCAACTATGCAGTAGTAGACCCCGATCCCTGGCCCCCCGCCGGGGAGTCAGAATACTCCGTGCTCGTCGTCACTCGCGATGTGGCCAACGGCATCAATCGCCCCCTGGCGGAGTGGAAGATGCCGGGAGAAACCCCAACTCCAAATCCGGGGGCCAGTTCAACCCCAGAGAGCAGCACACCAGCGGCAGCCCCGGCGCCCGCTCCAGCCCCCACTCCGACACCTGCGCCAACCCCCACTCCAGCACCCTCGACAAACGAGACTGCGCCTGCGCCAACTGGCAGCCCTGCGCCTGAAGCTACTAACTGATTGGCATTACGGGTGCTAGGCTAAGCCCACCGTTGCTTTCGCGCGGTCGATCAAGCGTTGAATCGCGTTGACTTAATGCTGCTGGGCAGTGCCCACGCTACGCCTGCCCCACAAACTTCCCAAAGCAACACACCCACTGACCTTGGGCTTCCATAACCTAACTACCCATCCACCCGCCCACTCATCCACCCCTCAATGTCTTCTCCCACCGCTATTTTGCTGTTTTCTTGCCCAGACCAAAAGGGTTTAGTGGCTAAGATTGCTAACTTCATCTACGCCAATGGCGGCAACATTCTCCACGCCGACCAGCACCGCGACCCTGAGGCGGGGTTGTTTTTGTCGCGCCTAGAGTGGGAGCTAGAGGGGTTTAATCTGCCGAGGGAAATCATTGGGGCAGCGTTTGGGGCGATCGCCCAACCCCTCGGCGCTACTTGGCAGCTCCACTTCTCCGACGCCGTGCCCCGTCTGTCGATTTGGGTCAGCCACCAAGATCACTGCCTGCTCGACCTGCTCTGGCGACACAAAGCTGGCGAGTTCAAGGCCGAAATTCCGCTGATCGTCAGCAATCATCCCCACCTCAAACCCGTCGCCGACCAGTTTGGCATTGCCTTTGAGCACTTGCCCATGACCAAAGACACCAAGGCTGAGCAAGAACAGCGCCAGCTAGAACTGCTCAAGGAATACAACATTGACCTAGTGGTGCTGGCCAAATACATGCAGGTGCTCAGCTCCGATTTCCTCAACCAGTACGATCGCGTCATCAACATTCACCACTCGTTTTTGCCCGCCTTTATGGGAGCCAACCCTTACCAACGCGCCTTTCGGCGGGGGGTGAAAATCATCGGAGCCACTGCCCACTACGTCACCTCCGACCTCGACGAAGGCCCGATCATCGAGCAAGATGTGGTGCGCATCAGCCACCGCGACGATGTGAAGGAGCTAATTCGCAAGGGCAAAGATGTGGAGCGCATTGTGCTGGCCCGCGCCGTGCGGCTGCACCTGCAAAACCGCACTCTGGTCTACGGCAACCGCACTGTAGTGTTTGCTTAATCGCGCCCTGTTGACTACTTAGGCTTCCTAAACTAGGGTTTTGCCTAGCTTTAGAAATCTCTCTCAGCCAAAGTATTGCCGATGCCTACCGTGCTTCAGGTCGGGCCTTACAGCTTTATCTTCTTCAGTTCCGATCGAGGTGAACCTGCTCACATCCACGTTAAGCGCGATCGCCAAATCGCCAAGTTTTGGCTAAGCCCAGTTACATTAGAGAAAAATCGTGGTTTCAAAGACTACGAACTCAACAAGATTGCCGAAATTGTCGAGGAAAACCAAGACATTCTTCTAGAGGCATGGCATGACTACTTTAGTTCTTGAAACTGAACCACTGGCTACTGCCGTAGTCATAGACCATGAAAAACTGGTGGTTGAGTTGGCCGATGGTCGCAGCCTAGCGATTCCCCTAGACTGGTACCCTCGGTTGCTGCATGGGTCTTCCCAAGAAAGAAACGACTGGCAACTGCTAGGTGATGGCTATGCCATTGAATGGCCGCAGCTAGATGAACATATTGGTACCGAGGGATTGCTGGCTGGAAGGCGCAGTAGCGAAAGTCAGCGATCGCTAGCCCGGTGGTTAGCAGCTCGCCAAGCTTGAATTGCTTGACTGGCCTGTCCTATCAATCTCGGCCGCCACTGAGCCAGAGTTGAATCTGATTCCAAATGGCATCGGGGCCGATGCCAAACAGGAAGTAGAGAGCCAGCAGCAAAAAGGCCACCAGCAGCACTGTTTGAATGGTGTTTTTGATCAGCTTAAACACCCAGCCAAACACCACGATCGCAATTACGATCGCCCCCAGTACAATCAGCAGCTCCACGGGTGCCCTCCTATCCCATCGAAACGACAGTGGCTGAGGTCAACGACTCGCTGACGCTGGTGGCCTCGGCCCTGGCCCACTGGTCGGCGGCGAGAATGTCGGCCAGCACCGGCTGAGTCACATTGTGAGAACGGTGGCGATCGCACACCCCCTCGATCACCTTGGGAATTTCTAAGAAGTGAATCTTCTCGTCTAAAAATAGCGCCACCGCCTGCTCGTTGGCGGCGTTGAGCACAGCGGTCATCGTCCCGCCCGCGCGCCCAGCGGCGTAGGCCAAATCCATACAGGGGTATTTGGCGTGGTCAGGCTCACGGAAGGTGAGGTCGCCCGCTTTGACTAGATCAAGCGGTTCCCAGTCGGTGTAGATGCGATCGGGCCAGGAGAGGGCATAGAGCAGCGGCAGACGCATATCGGGCCAGCCCAGCTGAGCCAGCACCGACGTATCTTGCAGCTCAATCAGCGAGTGAATAATGCTTTGGGGATGGATGACGATGTCGATGCGATCGTAGTCCATACCGAACAAATAGTGGGCCTCGATCACCTCTAAACCCTTGTTCATCAGCGTGGCAGAATCCACCGTGATCTTGCGGCCCATCGACCAGTTGGGGTGCTTGAGGGCATCGGCCACCGTCACCTGGGCCAGCTTCTCCACTGGCCAGTCGCGAAAGGCACCACCAGAAGCCGTGAGCAAGATCCGCCGCAGGCCATCCTTGGGCACCCCCTGAAGGCATTGGAAAATCGCAGAGTGCTCGGAGTCGGCGGGTAACAGCTTGACGCCATGCTTTTCCACCAGGGGCAACACAGCGGGGCCACCGGCAATCAGGGTTTCTTTGTTGGCCAGGGCGATGTCTTTGCCCGCCTCGATCGCCGCCAGGGTCGGCAGCAGCCCGGCACAGCCAACAATGCCAGTCACTACAGCCTCCGCGTCACCGTAGCGGGCCACTTCCACAATGCCGTCATCGCCCGCAAGCAGCTGAGGCATAGGATCGAGACCAGCTAGGGCGTCGCGCAGTTCACCCAGCTTGTCGGGATTGCAGATGGCGACGATCTCGGGCTTAAACTGGCGCACCTGTTGGGCCAGCAGCTCCACATTGTTCCCTGCGGCAATACCCACTAGGCGGAACTGGTCGGGGTGGTGCTCCAAAATATCGAGGGTCTGGGTACCGATAGACCCAGTTGATCCAAGCAGGGTGATGGCTTTCACAGCAATCCTCAGGGTGGGTGAACGCTATCTTTAAGAATCCCACGACGGGGGCCATGGCCCA from Nodosilinea sp. FACHB-141 carries:
- a CDS encoding NAD(P)(+) transhydrogenase (Re/Si-specific) subunit beta, which translates into the protein MENNLVTTAYIVASALFILSLAGLSQPETAKRGNLLGILGMAIAFGATALICQGYPVQIGSIGLGVLVGVLAAARVAMTDMPEMVALLNSFVGLAAVLVGFAEYLQPSAALTGTDITVHRVEIYIGVFIGIVTFTGSMIAVAKLRGWVPSRAVLLPARHVFTLGMLGAIAVLVAPFLTATGSPGMWILAAMTAIAGIFGIVIVMAIGGADMAVVISLLNSYSGLASAAAGFMLNNDLLIITGALVGSSGAILSYIMCKGMNRSFVNVLLGGFGETASSGKAAALEGSATSTTTGEVVELLANAQSVVIVPGYGMAVAQAQHPVAEITRLLRAQGKQVRFGIHPVAGRMPGHMNVLLAEANVPYDIVLEMDEINDDLSHTDVVLVVGANDTVNPSAKNDPNSPIAGMPVMEVWEADTVVVLKRGMSSGYAGVENPLFFNDNTLMLFGDAKTNVNGILAQLSTSTAPAPAPALAAA
- a CDS encoding HAD family hydrolase, with translation MGEVQPLPSHGFSPRPQLLATDMDGTLTRQGKFTPALLQGLEQLQGLGLPVMIVTGRSAGWVNGLAHYLPVVGAMAENGGIYFPHNGPPEPLVEIPNLVAHRQLLQKAFTQLQWRWPKLRESDDNRFRLTDWTFDIEGLTQADLDEMAELCQSLAWGFTYSTVQCHLFTLGQSKAAGLQRVLERYFAPIAAAEVLTVGDSPNDESMFNPALFPQSVGVANVVEYWPRLTYHPAYVTQATEVAGFLELVEALVQNF
- the prmC gene encoding peptide chain release factor N(5)-glutamine methyltransferase, whose product is MTASDRAATGAELWAWREKALAEAQAAGVDADEVDWLLMAVADVERLSLRLGTVHQRSQITLRYSLAELERRWQQRLTERTPVQYLVGETPWRDLMLTVSPAVLIPRPETELIIDLAEAAIARSPLRDQLAQGIWVDMGTGSGAIALGLAQTFPSARILAVDFSAEALAIAQGNADRAGLQNCIAFYNGSWFEPLTSYRGQLSAIVSNPPYIPSALLPTLQPEVINHEPASALDGGDDGLDDLRLLAAQAPKYLVPGGLWLVEMMTGQGEAVASLLEAQGGYRDIQICLDLAGRDRFVQAIYAPKL
- the pntA gene encoding Re/Si-specific NAD(P)(+) transhydrogenase subunit alpha, with amino-acid sequence MTIAAPKDNSVAAPLDAAPLGLKVGIPKEVFAGEQRVAATPETAKKLQKLGFEVLVETQAGAGASFTDSAYEAAGCTVVADAISLWEAADVVLKVRSPQHHPALDRHEATLLKPEQTLVSFIWPAQNPELLTQLADQGGTVLAMDSVPRISRAQKLDALSSMANIGGYRAVIEAASHFGRCFTGQITAAGKMPPAKVMVIGVGVAGLAAIGAAKSLGAIVKAFDTRLVVKEQVQSLGAEFLELHFEEDGSGEGGYAKVMSPAFIAAEMALFAQQAKDVDIIITTALIPGKPAPLLITQEMVESMKPGSVVVDLAAEQGGNCEVTEPGQVITHNGVTIIGLTDLPSRMASQASQLYGNNLVHLLSDLGGAENFTVNMEDQVIRATTVIHNGQVTWPPPKVEAPAPSVSPTSPTSPTAEEIPAAKSWFSQLLWPVLIGLACVAIGLWAPASFMTHLTVFVLASFLGWKVIWDVSPSLHTPLMSVTNAISGIIIIGGMLQISNNIASPMTILGAIALFLGTVNIAGGFMVSQRMLNMFHK
- a CDS encoding DUF2267 domain-containing protein, which produces MVDKTTEREIQGLDPTETEDSRLAIADKDRSFLEYVMVEGGFAEPYDARDFTEVVFRVMRDLMTTESADRVADELHEEAMPTAEKALQMEVTDLWKDSNPLVGFLSRVRPPWQGPGIFKIDSDRFFFRVANEGGLRRDPTNKDAERKKAVKAVFTATKRELSEERIQEIATWLPENGVRELWEQA
- a CDS encoding D-Ala-D-Ala carboxypeptidase family metallohydrolase, which encodes MSTLAPDQRNYYYLLEGERAGVHKPILAALYAVHNQPQLTDGETGLGIAPVNQVDMGEVDTFAAQVHYAANTLRSLTNGLIEQGWSGADIWDVSVGRYSDRFLQAVANGFTPAEGDRDAAQLEPSDAAALLQAYLEDISTGYSGAQLPQNVSQLDSALLAFAERVPPNYGRLDFQRQAMVEAVRLWRQLNTAAAVYDVLNVPVVGQVPDEAALDNALVAFMQSVGRYYAGYPNQREALIRLVQLWRAMDAREEAIAWLLTNDPFAHETNLETLDSALLAFVQKIPSLYNGQGDLRFALTDGYRRWFNLDSRTTAIQQLGVNPDDLAQNTDNPAALVTTARTLDRALLDFAANIPTTYTPTEDQREALIRLVQLWRRLEGRIPAIQSLFEDLRRLERAAPSSPEAMPAPVPAPPPPRPAQWTPNNIQLDASIVPNGNFTWSEATRGGVRMPSNQATVEAIVRIAVLAQQARDRIGRPFLITSWYRPAEIDSRVGGASDSRHIVGDAIDFYCMGLTGNQIYWALDPWWPGGLGRYSQFPALVHLDARGSKVRWTR